The Polyangium mundeleinium genome contains the following window.
AGAGCTCGGCGATGGGCTTCTTGCCGAACGAATCTTTCTTCGCGGGCAGCGCCTCGACGTAGAGGTCCATGTCCTTGCCGTTGCGTGCGTTCGAGGTGAACGCGAAGCGCTTGCCGGCGTCGTCGAAGACGGGGAGCGTGTGCTTGACCTTGGGCGCGTCCGTGAGCGCCTGCGTGGCCTCGGGCTTGTCGCCGGCCGCGAGGTCGAGCCAGTGGATCTGATCGTTCTCGTCGCCGCCCTTGTCCTTGAGGAACACGGCCGCCGCGCCGCCCGGCGCGATGCGCAAATCCGAGACGCGATCCGGGAACTTGGTGAGCTGCACCGGAGCCTGCGGCTCGGCCGTGGGGGCCGCGTCGAGCGAGGCCGAGAAGATCTGCATCGTGCCCGGAGCATCCGAGAGGAACAGGAATTTTTCGCGGCCGATCGCGCGGGGGGCCGTCGCGCGGTGCACGTCGAGGAGCTGTTCGAGCGTGATGCCCGACGAGGGAGCGGCCTCGGCAGGAGGCGCGGGCGTCGTCCCCGGCGAAGGCCCGAACGTGGGAGGGACGAGGGCGGCCGGGGGGACCGGCACGGGCTTCGGCGGCTCCGGCGAGGCGCAGGAGGCGAGGCCCGTGGCGACGAGGAGGGCGAGTCGCGGAAGGCGCATGCGCGCGATGCTACCAGACGCGGCGCGATCAGAAACGGCCGACGAGGCCGATCCCGGTCGGCGAGACGAACGGCCGCACCGAGACCTCGGAGGAATCGGCAGGCGGGTCGGGCGGCTTGCCGAGGAGCAACATCGCGAGCCCCGCGCCCGCGGCAAGGACGCCCGCGCTGCCGACGATGTCTCCGGCGAGCGCGAACCTGCGCGCCTGCGCGGCCTCGGGCCCGTCCTGCACGGGGGCGTCTGCGGCCTTTTGAACACCAATCAATCCGACCGTGAGGCCCGACGCGAGAGCGACGGCGCCGCCGGCGAGGAGGAAGATCGGCACGATGGGCTGCTCGGGCGGGATCGGCGGTGTGCCGCCGCCGGGCGGTTTCACGGGGCCGGGGCCGGGTCCCTTCGGGCCGAGCGGCACGAGCGTCACCGTGATGGCCTTCTGTTCGCCCTCGCCGACCTTGGCCCGCGTCGTGGCCTCGCGGTAGCCCTGGGCGCGCACGACGATCGTGTGCTCGCCCGGATCGACGATGCGCGGCAAGCCGAGCGCTGCCTGCGGGACCTCGGCGCCGTCGACGCGCATGCTGAGCGCGGGCGGCGCGGCGGGGGCGATGTGGATGTCGAGCCGACCGACGCGCAGCTCGAGCGCGGCGATGGCGTCACGCGCGGGCTGCTCGTACGGCTTGTTGGCCGCGTTCTGCAGATCCGCCTCGACGAGGAAGGCGCGGAAGCTCTCGAGGGCGTCGACGAGGCGGCCGATCTCGCGGTTCGCGACGCCGAGGCTGTAGAGGGTGAGCGGCGCGCGCCTGAGGGCGAGTGAGCGCATGTATCGCTCGCGCGCCTCGGCCCAGCGGCCCTCCTGCGCGAGCTTGGCGCCGTCGCGGAAGAGCTCACGCGCGAGGGCGACGTCCGCAGGGCTCTGCGCATGCGCGAGCCCATGGCTCCAGAGCATCGCGGCGAGGACGAGGGAGGAGACGAAGCGCCTCGGGATCACGGTCAAGGACGGTAGCGCTCCCCCGCGGTGATCAAGGTGCCGTTGTCGAGCCCGCTCCAGAGGAGGATCTCCTCGCCGGTCCAGACGGCGACGCCGTACTCGTGATCGGCCATCGAGGGCCAGGGCGGGATCGCGCTCCACGACGCGTTCGTGACGTCGTACGCGTGGCCGTCGAGCGCGATCTTCTGCGTCGTGTCGAGGCCGCCGGCGAGGACAGCGCGGGTGCCAGCGTAGCCCGCGACGCCGGTCCGGCCCATCGGCGCGGAGCGCTTTCCGTTCGCGGTCGTGGAGGTCCACACGTTGCTCATCGGGTCGTAGATCGCAGCGTCTTCGAAGGCTGCGCCGGCCACGTCGCGCCCGCCGTGCACGAGCATCGTGCCGTTCATCCACACGGTGAACGCATCATACCGCGCGGTGGGCGCGTTCTGCGTGGAAAGGCTGCGCCACTTGTTCATCACGGGATCGTAGCCAAAACTCTCGTTCGACGCGCCGGCGGCGAAGGGGCGGCCGCCGAAGAGGAGCATCTCCGTGCCGGACCAGACCCAGCCGGTGTTCGTCCGCGCGTTCGGCGCGCTGGCGGTGCTCATCGAGCTCCACTTGTTCATGGCGGGGTCGTAGAGCGCGCCGCCCGCGATGGGCGAGCCGCCGCTGCTGCCGCCCCAGATGAGCACGCGGCTGCCCGTGGAGAACGCGACGGGCGCGCGCCGGCCGATGGGCGCGATGCCGACGTCGCTCCACGTGTCGGTCGCGAGATCGTAGAGCTTGCCTGTGTTCAGCGCGGTGGAGCCGTTCGCGGGGCCGCCGCCCCAGACGAGGACACGCTCGCCGGTCCACACCGCGACGGCGTCGACGCGCGGCTCGGGCGCGCCCATGCCGCTCACGGCCGTCCACGCGTCCGTCTTCGGATCGTAGAGCGCGCCGTCGCCGAGCGCGCCCTGCGCGTTCTGGCCACCCCACACGAAGAGCTTCGTGCCCGCCCACGCGGCCGCGGCGCGTTGCCGGGGCGCGGGCGCGTTCATGGTGGTCAT
Protein-coding sequences here:
- a CDS encoding Kelch repeat-containing protein yields the protein MNARGTPLTLLLLPLLITPVACSLLAESELAGKPLENVGGAAATGTGGSGNDGGGGAPPCNNSCSASEACCADACVDVTTNVEHCGGCGQACAAGERCCEDTGCAACCETADCPADHECLGNTCVLQCGGETQACGEVCAILDSNPQHCGTCFKDCLAGHACAGGVCQPGWVEMTTMNAPAPRQRAAAAWAGTKLFVWGGQNAQGALGDGALYDPKTDAWTAVSGMGAPEPRVDAVAVWTGERVLVWGGGPANGSTALNTGKLYDLATDTWSDVGIAPIGRRAPVAFSTGSRVLIWGGSSGGSPIAGGALYDPAMNKWSSMSTASAPNARTNTGWVWSGTEMLLFGGRPFAAGASNESFGYDPVMNKWRSLSTQNAPTARYDAFTVWMNGTMLVHGGRDVAGAAFEDAAIYDPMSNVWTSTTANGKRSAPMGRTGVAGYAGTRAVLAGGLDTTQKIALDGHAYDVTNASWSAIPPWPSMADHEYGVAVWTGEEILLWSGLDNGTLITAGERYRP